The following proteins are encoded in a genomic region of Montipora foliosa isolate CH-2021 chromosome 8, ASM3666993v2, whole genome shotgun sequence:
- the LOC137968817 gene encoding uncharacterized protein yields MTKRQLSPPDQVFVNVSDRYDTVDMACHDPIIGEFGSTMHSVANLKGFKIASLNVNSLLKHIDEIRHVLRSTPFDIFAINESKIDESIPDNEISIPGYNLIRKDRNRAGGGVVLYIRDNIPFSDRKDLVPSSLEMVCAEINRPHSKSFLVCTWYRPPNSDMDLFNECEIFFQRCDADSRELILVGDLNCDVSKVSFDPHTRQLIFLCSLYQIDQLIDKPTRVTDTSATMIDLVLTNVKENIHASGVIHLGISDHSLIYAVRKFMLPKTNPGVREIRDYKHFDAELFVEDLSRMPWNAIQQFNNPNTCWNVWKSFFTDTLNRHAPIQHKRTRRNSVPWITPRIKALMRNRDYHKKRAIKYASQTHWESFKKLRNEVNIQMRNAKSIFFHDKINDCCRSNDPKKAWTLINTLLGKNNKPNNLSELLVNDNLVSDPKSMADSLNDYFVNIGLTLAAEYEEESCNIAQTTSDNINSFQCAQFKFSPIPVDNVVSTLRGLKANKTTGLDKIPPKILKLSASIVAPSLTYIFNLSLATGIYIDDWKRARVTPIFKSGDRRQCANYRPISILPAVSKVFEKEVFRQWLHYDERRDAAYCHTCLKALHSGMLTSSTADPAFTKNGFCNWKNALEKKKGFQKHESSDSHMEAVARYVTAPATVIGDIGDLLCERHALEKGKNIKILLTILSNIRYLARQALPLRRY; encoded by the exons ATGACAAAGAGGCAACTCAGCCCTCCAGATCAGGTCTTTGTTAACGTATCAGATAGATATGATACGGTAGATATGGCTTGTCATGACCCCATAATAGGTGAGTTTGGTTCCACAATGCATAGCGTCGCTAACctaaaaggtttcaaaattgCCAGTTTGAATGTTAATAGTCTACTCaaacatattgatgaaattAGGCATGTCTTACGTAGCACACCTTTTGATATTTTCGCTATAAATGAGTCTAAAATTGATGAATCAATACCCGATAATGAGATAAGTATTCCTGGTTATAATCTTATTAGAAAGGACCGGAATAGAGCTGGAGGCGGTGTCGTATTGTATATTCGGGATAATATACCGTTTTCCGATAGAAAAGACTTGGTGCCTAGCAGTCTTGAGATGGTCTGTGCTGAAATCAACCGTCCACATAGCAAATCCTTTCTTGTATGCACTTGGTATAGGCCTCCAAATTCGGACATGGACCTATTTAATGAGTGCGAGATATTTTTTCAGAGGTGTGACGCCGACAGCAGAGAGTTAATATTAGTCGGTGATCTTAATTGTGATGTCAGTAAAGTCTCATTTGATCCCCACACACGACAACTGATTTTTCTCTGTTCACTGTACCAAATTGATCAGCTAATAGACAAACCCACCAGAGTGACAGATACTTCAGCCACTATGATAGATCTAGTTTTAACAAATGTTAAAGAGAACATACATGCCTCTGGTGTTATACACCTTGGAATTTCAGATCACAGTTTGATATATGCAGTGAGGAAATTTATGCTACCAAAAACTAATCCGGGTGTGAGAGAAATTAGAGACTATAAGCACTTCGATGCTGAGCTTTTCGTTGAAGACTTATCCCGAATGCCTTGGAACGCAATTCAACAATTCAATAATCCCAACACATGTTGGAATGTATGGAAATCCTTTTTTACTGATACATTAAATAGGCATGCGCCTATACAACACAAAAGAACAAGGAGGAACTCCGTTCCCTGGATTACTCCACGCATCAAGGCCCTCATGAGAAATCGTGATTATCACAAAAAACGGGCAATAAAATACGCCTCACAGACCCACTGGgagagtttcaaaaaattgcgaAATGAAGTAAATATTCAAATGCGTAATGCCAAATCTAtttttttccatgataaaaTTAACGACTGCTGTAGGTCGAATGACCCTAAGAAAGCTTGGACGCTCATCAATACATTATTGGGGAAGAATAACAAACCGAATAATTTGAGCGAGCTCTTAGTTAATGATAATTTAGTGTCAGATCCCAAATCTATGGCTGATAGTTTGAATgactattttgttaatattgGGCTGACGTTAGCAGCGGAATACGAAGAAGAGTCGTGCAATATTGCCCAAACGACTAGCGACAATATCAATTCATTCCAATGTGCGCAGTTTAAATTCTCACCAATTCCTGTCGATAACGTTGTGTCAACTTTGAGAgggctaaaagcaaataaaacaaccGGCCTGGATAAAATTCCTCCTAAAATTCTTAAACTATCAGCAAGTATAGTTGCACCGTCTTTGACGTACATCTTTAACCTCTCTCTTGCGACAGGAATTTACATAGATGATTGGAAACGCGCTCGTGTTACGCCGATTTTCAAATCTGGAGACAGACGGCAATGTGCGAACTATCGTcccatttctattttaccagctgtgagtaaagtatttgaaaaggaGGTCTTCCGTCAG TGGTTGCATTATGACGAGAGAAGAGATGCGGCTTATTGCCATACTTGCTTGAAAGCACTTCACAGCGGAATGTTAACTTCATCTACTGCAGACCCAGCTTTTACGAAAAATGGATTTTGTAACTGGAAAAATGCGttggagaaaaagaaaggatttcAAAAGCACGAATCGTCTGATTCGCATATGGAGGCAGTTGCAAGATATGTCACGGCACCTGCAACAGTAATAGGTGATATCGGTGACTTGCTATGTGAACGACATGCATTAGAAAAGGGCAAAAATATAAAGATTTTGCTCACAATCCTGTCCAACATCCGATACTTAGCGCGCCAGGCTTTGCCATTAAGGCGATACTGA
- the LOC137968818 gene encoding uncharacterized protein has protein sequence MALVANRAKDTEMKARIRGVQSMMTTFNFYFGCTLGEQLLRQTDNLSRALQDSSTSAAQGNRLAQHVVKTLLKDRTDTSFNLFWARILQRKTTEIQTIEDPKLPRHEVGEQNTHHFPETHKDHYRRIYFNAIDTVTQCIATRFEQKDFKIYLNIQELLLKSFASEPCDTELAEVVKMYSEDLDSFKLKGQLLLLPQTAESMGFDTSEFDVNDLVTFLQSLDSSRRKLLSEISTLGKLLLVLPATNAVSERSFSALKWVKTYLRSTTGDSRLNHLMMLHVHKDRTDALTLVDVANDFVGEKENRKRLLSKFSANDIPNKFSDMYQEDGGDPEVANENRPVSLLPALSKICERVALNQFTEYATRRNCLSGHQSGNKKRHSTETLNILTSDLALEAMDRKQVTALVLLDLSKAFDSIDHMSLLKKLRAMGTSKEAIEWFRSYLTGRKQSVRIGCETSEPRLVSYGVPQGSILGPALFNIYINDLPSVPKVGSLECYVDDSQLYLSFPVSDTTLAVDQLTEDLRNIAAWCCNNSLLINPDKTKLLVLGTPQMLMKIPDDLSITLLSKIISSKSAKNLGVTMDCSVTYDEHVTQLKVAQSGFKNLEGMS, from the exons ATGGCACTGGTCGCTAACCGTGCAAAAGACACGGAAATGAAGGCAAGAATCCGAGGTGTTCAAAGTATGATGACAacgttcaatttttattttggttgtACTCTGGGAGAGCAGCTTCTGAGGCAGACCGACAACCTAAGTCGCGCCTTGCAAGATTCATCCACCTCAGCTGCTCAAGGTAACAGACTTGCCCAACATGTGGTAAAAACCTTACTGAAAGATCGGACTGATACCTCATTTAATCTTTTTTGGGCTCGGATCTTACAGCGCAAAACTACAGAGATTCAGACCATTGAGGATCCTAAGTTACCCAGGCACGAAGTTGGAGAACAGAACACCCACCACTTTCCTGAAACCCACAAAGACCATTACAGACGAATCTACTTTAATGCGATAGATACTGTAACCCAATGCATCGCCACAAGATTTGAgcaaaaagacttcaaaatctaCTTGAACATACAGGAGCTCCTCTTGAAGTCTTTTGCCAGTGAGCCATGTGACACTGAGCTAGCCGAAGTGGTGAAAATGTACAGCGAAGATTTGGATTCTTTCAAGTTAAAAGGACAACTTTTGCTTTTACCACAGACAGCAGAGTCAATGGGGTTTGACACTTCAGAATTTGACGTCAATGATTTGGTAACCTTCTTGCAGTCACTTGATAGCTCCCGCAGAAAACTATTAAGCGAAATTTCTACCCTTGGAAAGTTGTTACTCGTCCTGCCAGCAACCAATGCCGTCAGTGAGAGATCGTTTTCAGCTTTAAAGTGGGTGAAGACGTATTTGCGCTCAACAACGGGAGACTCTAGACTGAACCACCTCATGATGTTGCATGTTCACAAGGACAGAACAGATGCTCTGACCCTTGTAGACGTAGCTAATGACTTCGTTGGGGAGAAAGAAAACCGAAAGCGATTGTTAAGCAAATTTTCGGCAAACGATATCCCAAACAAGTTCTCTGACATGTACCAAGAA GATGGTGGAGATCCGGAAGTAGCTAACGAGAATAGACCTGTGTCGTTGTTACCTGCTCTTTCTAAGATATGTGAACGAGTAGCCTTAAATCAATTTACCGAATATGCAACGAGGAGAAACTGTCTCAGTGGACACCAGAGTGGGAATAAGAAACGGCATTCGACAGAGACACTTAATATTTTGACGTCAGATCTAGCCCTGGAGGCAATGGATCGCAAGCAAGTCACTGCCTTGGTCTTATTAGATCTTTCCAAGGCATTTGACAGCATTGATCACATGTCCTTGTTAAAGAAGCTACGTGCAATGGGTACCTCTAAAGAAGCAATAGAATGGTTTAGAAGCTACTTGACCGGAAGAAAACAGTCGGTGAGAATTGGTTGCGAAACATCTGAACCCCGCCTAGTCTCGTatggtgtaccacaaggatcaATCTTGGGCCCGGCACTGTTTAATATCTACATCAACGATCTACCTTCTGTACCTAAGGTAGGGTCGTTAGAGTGCTATGTTGATGACTCACAGTTATACCTCTCATTTCCCGTAAGTGATACCACCTTAGCCGTAGATCAGCTGACAGAAGATCTTCGGAACATAGCCGCATGGTGTTGCAACAACAGTTTACTGATTAACCCggacaagacaaaacttctgGTTCTGGGGACTCCGCAGATGCTGATGAAGATACCAGATGATCTAAGCATTACGCTACTCAGCAAGATTATATCATCTAAGTCTGCGAAAAACCTGGGAGTTACAATGGACTGTAGTGTAACTTACGACGAACATGTAACTCAA CTTAAGGTGGCACAATCTGGTTTCaaaaatttggagggaatgtctTAA